In a single window of the Ferviditalea candida genome:
- a CDS encoding GAF domain-containing sensor histidine kinase: protein MTKIINSRFEMPGILKVLVDAIADEIVQADLVGFFLKQPDGTYRGYTGNKLPVDITELVIDPAQDEFAKYIILNKASDYISDTSKDQRADPAKLELLKIKSILGLPVIVDDDVIGLVFVHDFGKPMDLTVEQREVTEAFVNMASVAIRNIQMFEQTQDLLNRQQLLLDLTNALSKSLSINDVLSTCFHYMKASTGCGDIGIHLYNEQERILTPYHLSSTSHFTEEEWKGIHKQGIQLHIDKDLLFHEVITTKKAVAIPDVFADPRPNHEACKSFGIQSMILIPLVANGKVFGAVAIPDIHKKKVYTDNEIDFIQSICDVTATALSNAIYAENLDLAVKQRTAELQQANLKLEELVKELRYLNDLKSDFIASLSHELRTPITAIKGTIDIFKRGILGELNAGQRDLIETSNTAVERLLDQVNELLDFAKLENGKFELMSELVNFKDIVDEAVRILTPLTEKKKQTIQVKSEVQRSLKLDKQRILQVLLNLLYNANKFTPEGGEIAIEIGEDHEKIQVEVRDTGIGIPTEKQKYIFQKFYQVNNQLRGTGLGLAISKQLIELHKGSIWFSSIEGKGSVFSFTLPIGGENHESD, encoded by the coding sequence ATGACCAAGATCATCAATTCACGGTTTGAAATGCCGGGTATTTTAAAAGTTCTTGTGGACGCGATCGCCGATGAGATTGTACAAGCAGATTTGGTGGGCTTTTTCCTAAAACAGCCGGACGGAACCTATCGCGGATATACCGGAAATAAACTGCCTGTGGATATTACCGAGCTGGTCATTGATCCAGCTCAAGACGAGTTTGCCAAATATATTATCCTCAATAAAGCAAGCGACTATATTTCGGATACGAGCAAAGATCAAAGAGCCGATCCGGCTAAACTCGAATTATTAAAGATCAAATCGATACTGGGGCTGCCGGTTATTGTTGACGATGATGTAATTGGACTTGTGTTTGTTCATGACTTTGGAAAACCAATGGATCTTACGGTTGAGCAAAGGGAAGTCACGGAGGCATTTGTCAACATGGCCAGTGTGGCGATTCGAAACATTCAAATGTTTGAACAAACGCAAGATCTTTTAAATCGTCAGCAGCTGCTGCTTGATCTAACGAACGCTTTATCCAAGTCCTTGTCCATTAATGATGTGCTTTCCACTTGTTTTCACTATATGAAGGCAAGCACAGGCTGCGGGGATATCGGCATTCACCTGTACAATGAACAAGAGCGAATCTTAACCCCCTATCACTTGTCCTCAACAAGCCATTTTACGGAGGAAGAATGGAAAGGAATACATAAACAAGGGATACAGCTGCATATTGACAAGGATCTCTTGTTTCATGAGGTAATTACTACCAAAAAAGCGGTGGCGATTCCGGACGTGTTTGCCGATCCCCGCCCCAATCATGAGGCCTGCAAATCCTTTGGCATCCAAAGCATGATTTTGATTCCGCTTGTCGCGAACGGCAAGGTTTTTGGTGCGGTCGCTATTCCCGACATTCATAAAAAGAAAGTTTATACGGACAATGAAATTGATTTTATCCAGTCCATATGCGATGTGACAGCTACGGCCTTATCCAACGCCATTTATGCGGAAAATCTGGATCTTGCGGTGAAACAGCGGACCGCAGAGCTGCAGCAGGCGAATTTAAAGCTTGAGGAGCTTGTTAAAGAGCTGCGCTATTTAAACGATCTCAAAAGCGATTTTATTGCCTCCTTGTCCCATGAACTAAGAACGCCGATTACCGCAATAAAAGGAACAATCGATATTTTCAAAAGAGGGATACTCGGAGAATTGAATGCCGGACAGCGGGATTTAATAGAAACCTCCAACACGGCAGTGGAGAGATTGCTGGATCAAGTCAATGAGTTGTTGGATTTTGCAAAACTGGAGAACGGCAAGTTTGAATTGATGAGCGAGCTTGTGAATTTCAAGGACATCGTTGATGAGGCTGTCCGCATACTCACTCCGCTGACAGAGAAGAAAAAGCAAACGATTCAAGTCAAGAGCGAAGTGCAGAGGTCGTTGAAATTGGACAAGCAGCGGATTCTTCAGGTTCTGTTGAATTTGCTGTACAACGCCAACAAGTTTACGCCGGAAGGCGGCGAAATTGCAATTGAAATAGGCGAGGATCATGAAAAAATACAGGTTGAAGTCCGGGATACGGGCATTGGCATCCCCACTGAAAAGCAGAAGTATATTTTCCAGAAATTTTATCAAGTGAATAATCAATTGAGAGGGACCGGTTTGGGGTTGGCGATTTCCAAGCAGCTGATCGAGCTTCATAAGGGGAGCATTTGGTTTTCAAGCATTGAAGGCAAAGGTTCCGTGTTTTCATTTACGCTGCCAATCGGAGGGGAGAATCATGAGAGCGATTGA
- a CDS encoding GGDEF domain-containing response regulator gives MPDQILLVDDEPHNLEILRIFLKSLNYDLIEAANGSEALEILKRIRPDLILLDIMMPDISGYEVCRNIRETMGMDCPIIFLTAKAQKEDVLLGLQTGAVDYIVKPFELDLLEQKIGIALERGKKIKELQADNTKLMSIAYKDGLTGLYNRSFFNEIIEKKESMSEFRSLMMIDIDNLKAINDEFGHLIGDEVITRVAQIISSNIDSGKKNIAIRFGGDEFLVFLTTEIEKCSEAANQIKDQISSIKVMDGLQVTASIGTSALDKNGVFLALNGVDQALYLSKKSGRNRISIFKYNI, from the coding sequence GTGCCGGATCAAATACTGTTGGTGGATGATGAACCACATAATCTTGAAATTCTGAGGATATTTTTGAAATCGTTAAACTACGATCTGATTGAGGCAGCCAACGGTTCGGAGGCTTTGGAAATATTAAAGCGAATCCGGCCGGACCTGATTTTGCTCGATATCATGATGCCTGATATTTCCGGATATGAGGTTTGTCGGAACATCAGAGAAACTATGGGGATGGATTGTCCGATTATTTTCCTCACCGCAAAAGCCCAAAAGGAAGACGTGCTGTTAGGGCTGCAAACAGGCGCAGTTGATTATATTGTGAAGCCTTTTGAGCTGGATTTGCTGGAACAGAAAATTGGAATCGCTCTAGAGCGCGGAAAGAAAATAAAAGAATTGCAGGCAGACAATACAAAACTAATGTCAATAGCTTATAAAGACGGTCTTACGGGGCTCTATAACCGGTCTTTTTTCAACGAAATTATTGAAAAAAAGGAGTCGATGAGCGAATTTAGATCGTTGATGATGATAGACATCGACAACTTGAAAGCGATCAATGACGAATTTGGACATTTGATTGGTGATGAAGTCATAACGAGAGTAGCTCAGATTATCAGCTCAAACATCGATTCCGGCAAGAAGAATATAGCCATCCGCTTTGGCGGGGATGAATTTCTTGTTTTTCTTACAACGGAAATTGAAAAATGCTCGGAAGCCGCCAATCAGATCAAAGACCAGATCAGCTCTATAAAAGTCATGGATGGTCTTCAAGTAACGGCGAGCATCGGAACGTCGGCTTTAGACAAAAATGGCGTTTTTTTGGCATTGAACGGCGTGGATCAAGCCTTGTACCTTTCCAAAAAATCCGGAAGAAACCGCATTTCGATTTTTAAATACAATATATAA
- a CDS encoding sugar ABC transporter substrate-binding protein, which translates to MSLLAGCGASNSASPSNPANSPAGTSSAAPSTSESKRSSDIKIGSLHFSFTIPQVQAVIKAQDDKAKELGISTVQLDGQGDAQKQTQQLNNLLVQKVDAVLIEPVDPKGVIPMLKKFHDAGIPVIDSILPVDEEGMQYVTTFIGVDNVQDGNNAAKLMKEALPGGGTVVIIEGAPGTTSAVERTKGFEEGLKDSNIKIVGKQASPWDRTQALHIMQDFLVKYPDLSGVFVHSDDMAMGALQAIKSAGKLGQIKVIGHDGSKEAVQAIQDGSMYGSVVELLVWEGQKGVEVAKDIAEGKPVEKRYIHEPFLLTKKNLADYQAAF; encoded by the coding sequence ATGTCGTTGCTTGCCGGCTGCGGTGCTTCGAATTCCGCAAGCCCTTCCAATCCGGCGAACAGTCCTGCAGGAACAAGCAGTGCAGCGCCGAGTACAAGCGAATCCAAAAGGTCGTCCGACATTAAAATAGGTTCGTTGCATTTCTCCTTTACCATTCCGCAGGTACAGGCCGTGATAAAAGCTCAAGACGATAAAGCCAAGGAATTAGGAATCAGCACGGTTCAGTTGGATGGACAAGGTGATGCGCAAAAGCAGACACAGCAATTAAACAATCTTTTGGTGCAAAAAGTGGATGCTGTTCTGATTGAACCGGTTGATCCCAAGGGAGTCATTCCTATGTTGAAGAAGTTTCATGATGCAGGCATCCCGGTCATCGATTCAATCCTTCCGGTGGATGAAGAAGGTATGCAGTATGTAACCACCTTTATCGGAGTAGACAACGTTCAAGACGGAAATAATGCTGCGAAGTTAATGAAAGAAGCACTGCCTGGCGGCGGAACGGTCGTCATAATTGAAGGAGCTCCCGGTACGACATCGGCAGTTGAGCGCACTAAAGGATTTGAAGAAGGTCTGAAGGATTCCAATATCAAGATTGTCGGCAAGCAGGCATCACCATGGGACCGAACACAAGCCTTGCATATCATGCAGGATTTCCTGGTTAAATATCCCGACCTTAGCGGTGTATTTGTTCATTCGGACGATATGGCCATGGGAGCCCTGCAGGCGATTAAATCAGCCGGCAAATTGGGTCAAATCAAGGTAATTGGACATGACGGCTCCAAGGAAGCGGTGCAAGCGATTCAAGACGGCTCCATGTATGGATCTGTGGTTGAGCTCTTGGTATGGGAAGGTCAGAAGGGTGTCGAAGTTGCCAAGGATATCGCAGAAGGAAAACCGGTTGAGAAACGCTATATCCACGAACCCTTTTTGTTAACGAAGAAGAATCTGGCTGACTATCAAGCTGCGTTTTAA
- a CDS encoding thiamine pyrophosphate-binding protein has translation MRAIEIGLRFLAANGLKYVFGIPAGSINALYDALLDLPELKSIISKHETGAGYMATSYTRISGLPSLCVGSSGPGATNLVTAAANAMKEKLPVFFITGSVPTGKIGKGGAQELNALPLFESITKYNKMVLYAGELPEIFLEAYHASISGIPGPVHLSIPIDVQMTEIKSEIPAAIAKPAPVSPSRLELEKVEEHIMKTGNGGAVLLGHGAKSARSLIVEFAELTGWPVATTPRGKGAFPEDHSLSLGVYGLSGNETATEVLNGTSHDTLLVIGSSLGELATRNWDERLVEGKKLIHIDIDQNEIGKNFIPTFGLAGDAFTVLGKILEKLKGRDRSAFNGSRRSFNTISRKLSPYSDQFPEWNTKVAIQQIGACAPGNTRFYIDIGEMMTYSINNLCITGGQDFDIDINFGGMGSGIAGALGAKLAEPDRPVVCITGDGCFFMHGFEVLTAKEYNLPIVFVIINNARLGMVYHGHMMQYKRCLDEFSQPRLDIASLADSLGIQTAQIHSLSDLQPEHIEQWLSSKKPVIVEVVVEGNEIPPMGERVKFLEDAIF, from the coding sequence ATGAGAGCGATTGAAATAGGTCTTCGTTTTCTTGCTGCCAACGGATTAAAATACGTTTTCGGTATTCCTGCAGGCTCGATCAATGCTCTGTATGACGCATTGCTTGATCTACCGGAACTGAAATCGATCATTTCCAAACATGAAACCGGTGCCGGTTATATGGCGACGTCATATACGAGGATATCCGGGCTGCCCTCATTATGCGTGGGTTCCAGCGGACCGGGAGCGACAAATTTGGTTACGGCCGCAGCCAATGCAATGAAGGAAAAATTGCCGGTATTTTTCATTACGGGATCTGTACCGACCGGCAAAATTGGCAAAGGCGGGGCACAAGAGCTCAATGCGTTGCCTTTATTCGAATCGATTACGAAATACAACAAAATGGTGTTGTACGCAGGGGAACTGCCGGAAATTTTTTTGGAAGCCTATCATGCATCAATCAGCGGAATTCCGGGTCCGGTCCATTTAAGCATTCCGATTGATGTTCAAATGACCGAAATAAAAAGCGAGATTCCTGCGGCAATAGCGAAGCCCGCACCTGTTTCCCCCAGTCGGCTTGAACTCGAAAAGGTTGAAGAACATATCATGAAAACAGGGAACGGGGGAGCGGTCTTATTGGGGCACGGCGCCAAATCAGCACGCTCATTAATCGTTGAGTTTGCCGAGCTTACAGGCTGGCCGGTGGCGACTACTCCCCGGGGGAAGGGAGCGTTTCCGGAGGATCATTCCTTGTCGCTGGGTGTATACGGCTTGTCAGGGAATGAAACAGCAACGGAAGTCTTGAATGGAACAAGTCACGACACATTGCTCGTGATCGGGTCAAGCCTTGGCGAGCTAGCAACCCGCAATTGGGATGAAAGACTTGTTGAAGGTAAAAAATTAATACATATTGATATTGATCAAAATGAAATAGGGAAAAACTTCATCCCGACCTTCGGTTTGGCAGGGGACGCATTTACCGTGCTGGGTAAAATCCTGGAAAAGCTCAAGGGTCGAGATCGTTCGGCTTTTAACGGATCAAGAAGGAGCTTCAATACAATATCAAGGAAATTGTCCCCGTATAGTGATCAGTTCCCTGAGTGGAATACGAAGGTTGCGATTCAACAAATTGGCGCATGCGCGCCTGGCAATACCCGATTTTATATCGATATCGGCGAAATGATGACTTATTCAATCAATAATTTATGCATAACCGGCGGGCAAGATTTCGATATCGACATTAATTTTGGCGGAATGGGCTCCGGGATTGCCGGAGCGCTGGGAGCCAAGCTGGCGGAGCCTGACCGCCCGGTGGTATGCATTACCGGGGACGGCTGCTTTTTCATGCATGGTTTTGAAGTGCTCACAGCGAAGGAATATAATCTTCCCATAGTTTTCGTAATCATTAACAACGCCCGCCTTGGAATGGTCTATCATGGGCATATGATGCAGTATAAGCGTTGTCTCGATGAGTTTTCACAACCAAGATTGGATATCGCTAGTCTCGCGGATTCGCTTGGCATTCAAACGGCGCAAATACACTCTTTATCCGATTTGCAGCCGGAGCATATCGAACAATGGCTTTCCAGCAAGAAGCCGGTTATTGTAGAAGTGGTTGTTGAGGGAAATGAAATACCGCCGATGGGAGAAAGGGTAAAGTTTCTCGAGGATGCCATTTTTTAA
- a CDS encoding DMT family transporter codes for MGYLFLIIPTIMWSFVGFFVKTASFTFDSGTITFSRFFFGVFAILLYAAITRTKITWNLTSRFIWLGVIGKSANYLFENMAISIGYSYGNIVEAPLQTVILILASVFYLKKPLWLTEAAAVALCLIGVMMVQLNGHNWSEMFSANGIVLLLFALAALGSAMHVLSQKLLVEHLDPASMNASTFLLASVLVFTPLPFQFEMHRPVPAMAFISLLALGLITAFSFHFYAKALKMVPFIVAVIVGNSGILFTILWAKLFFHEPISLTVWGGTLLLLFGVVLVHWPLAKSHKRKPLKFREMRQDHS; via the coding sequence ATGGGCTATCTGTTTCTTATCATCCCCACGATCATGTGGAGCTTTGTCGGCTTTTTTGTGAAGACCGCCTCCTTTACTTTTGACAGCGGCACTATCACCTTTTCGCGTTTTTTCTTTGGCGTCTTTGCGATCCTGCTATACGCGGCCATCACCAGGACGAAAATCACTTGGAATCTGACCTCCCGTTTCATTTGGCTGGGAGTCATCGGAAAAAGCGCGAATTATTTGTTTGAGAATATGGCCATATCGATCGGATATTCTTACGGCAACATTGTCGAAGCACCGCTGCAAACCGTCATTCTTATACTCGCGTCCGTCTTTTACCTGAAAAAGCCGCTTTGGCTTACGGAAGCGGCGGCTGTTGCATTATGCTTGATCGGCGTCATGATGGTGCAGTTGAACGGTCACAATTGGAGTGAAATGTTCTCCGCGAACGGCATCGTGCTCCTATTGTTCGCTTTGGCGGCGCTGGGCTCTGCCATGCATGTCCTGAGCCAAAAGCTGCTGGTCGAGCATTTGGATCCCGCAAGCATGAATGCATCGACGTTCCTGTTAGCCTCCGTGCTTGTATTTACACCCCTGCCTTTTCAGTTCGAAATGCACAGGCCCGTTCCTGCGATGGCTTTCATTTCGCTGCTTGCCCTTGGTTTGATTACAGCATTCAGCTTCCATTTCTATGCGAAGGCGCTAAAGATGGTTCCCTTCATCGTAGCCGTCATTGTCGGCAACAGCGGGATCCTGTTTACGATTCTTTGGGCAAAGCTGTTTTTTCATGAGCCGATCTCTTTGACGGTATGGGGCGGAACGCTCCTCTTGTTATTCGGGGTCGTCCTGGTCCACTGGCCTTTGGCCAAAAGCCATAAGCGCAAGCCGCTGAAGTTCAGGGAGATGCGTCAAGACCATTCTTAA
- a CDS encoding sugar ABC transporter ATP-binding protein has product MNVLEMKGISKTFPGVQALSDVNLIVESGEVHGLVGANGAGKSTLMKVLSGVIHPDAGEIIFKGQKVAFHSPLAAQQSGIAIIHQELSLVRSLSVAENIFLGRMHGKAYNIDWKEVHEHASGLLKQVGTDIRPDTNVRDLSVAQMQLVEIAKALSYQANLIIMDEPSAVLSGPELSHLFDTIASLTEKGVTVIYISHRLEEIFNICDKITIMRDGRVIETKNVADIDKDHIIRGIVGRDLKEEYPPRVSLKLGEEILSVKGLGIKGRLHDISFNVRSGEIVGLAGLVGSGRTEIARCIFGADKFDQGEMKYKGNPVHIRNPRQAIASGIALVPEDRKEQGLITSFSLRLNFTMAALNKINLRGFIQAKKERKVSEDLVDQLKIKTPSIEQIALNLSGGNQQKVVVAKYLFSDSDVLILDEPTRGVDVGAKREIYEVIRELARKGKSVILISSEWDELIALSDRLIVLHEGRIKGELAGSGSTAEKIMQLALA; this is encoded by the coding sequence ATGAATGTATTGGAAATGAAAGGGATCAGCAAAACCTTTCCGGGTGTCCAAGCGCTTTCGGATGTGAATCTGATTGTGGAAAGCGGCGAGGTTCATGGGCTTGTAGGCGCCAACGGTGCAGGGAAATCGACTTTGATGAAGGTGCTTTCCGGTGTGATCCATCCGGACGCCGGGGAAATTATTTTCAAAGGACAAAAAGTGGCGTTTCACTCCCCGCTTGCTGCCCAGCAAAGCGGGATTGCCATTATTCATCAGGAACTCAGCCTTGTGCGCTCCTTGTCTGTAGCGGAAAATATTTTCTTGGGCAGAATGCACGGCAAAGCTTACAATATCGACTGGAAAGAAGTTCATGAGCATGCGTCGGGATTATTGAAGCAGGTTGGAACCGATATCCGTCCGGATACGAATGTGCGGGATCTGAGCGTTGCCCAGATGCAATTGGTTGAAATCGCCAAAGCGCTGTCTTATCAAGCCAATCTGATCATTATGGACGAACCGTCCGCTGTATTGAGCGGACCGGAGCTGAGCCATTTGTTCGATACGATCGCTTCTCTGACGGAAAAAGGCGTAACCGTCATTTATATTTCGCACCGGTTGGAGGAAATCTTCAACATCTGCGATAAAATTACCATCATGCGTGATGGCAGGGTCATCGAGACCAAAAATGTCGCGGATATTGACAAGGATCATATCATCCGGGGCATTGTCGGCCGCGACCTTAAGGAAGAATACCCGCCGAGAGTGTCATTAAAGCTCGGCGAAGAGATTTTGTCTGTAAAGGGACTTGGTATAAAAGGCCGGCTGCATGATATTTCCTTCAATGTAAGAAGCGGAGAAATCGTTGGATTGGCCGGGCTGGTCGGCTCCGGCAGAACGGAAATTGCCCGATGTATTTTCGGCGCGGACAAATTTGATCAAGGGGAAATGAAATACAAGGGCAATCCGGTACATATCCGTAACCCGAGACAAGCGATCGCTTCCGGTATTGCGCTTGTACCCGAGGATCGCAAGGAACAAGGTTTGATTACAAGCTTTTCTTTAAGACTCAACTTCACGATGGCGGCTTTGAACAAGATCAATCTGCGGGGATTTATCCAAGCCAAGAAGGAACGCAAAGTGTCCGAAGACCTCGTAGACCAATTGAAAATCAAGACCCCGTCAATTGAGCAAATTGCCTTGAATCTAAGCGGGGGGAACCAGCAGAAGGTTGTCGTGGCCAAATACTTGTTCTCCGATTCCGATGTTCTTATTTTGGATGAACCGACCCGGGGTGTTGATGTTGGGGCAAAAAGAGAAATCTATGAGGTGATCCGCGAGCTTGCGAGAAAGGGCAAGTCCGTCATTTTGATTTCTTCGGAATGGGATGAATTGATTGCATTGAGCGATCGTTTGATCGTCCTCCATGAAGGCAGAATAAAGGGCGAACTCGCCGGCTCCGGATCGACTGCCGAAAAGATCATGCAGCTTGCTCTTGCATAG
- a CDS encoding ABC transporter permease yields the protein MTILKNIYRSKVLLILIAMFVTAAIFVPYFFTLQNLINLVTYASIYAIMAFGMTFVILARELDLSVGAVMAFTGVLLVRLIPYTGVAAAIAAILLVGVIIGMISGFLVSKIRLNSFVVTLSVMFFYNGLALHVADGQPILSQDPFLNWLGNGVTLAVPNQIWLAVILFVVTDYTLRKTKFGRNVYAVGGDEKVAALTGISVNFYKISVFVIAAVASAIGGILLTGMQNSASPIAGSTAALSIVSSVVIGGTSLAGGEGGVTRTVIGLFIFSILDNSLSLLNVSPFHQTLIKGVLLVLVIGWDYYARKVRAAHSLA from the coding sequence ATGACAATCCTGAAAAATATTTATCGGTCCAAGGTGCTGCTTATTCTAATTGCCATGTTTGTTACCGCAGCGATTTTTGTCCCGTATTTCTTTACTTTGCAAAACTTGATTAATTTGGTCACGTATGCAAGCATTTATGCGATTATGGCGTTTGGCATGACATTTGTGATTTTGGCGCGCGAGCTGGATCTGTCTGTCGGGGCCGTCATGGCTTTTACAGGGGTGTTGTTGGTGAGGTTGATTCCGTATACCGGTGTGGCGGCCGCGATTGCGGCGATTCTGCTCGTCGGCGTTATCATCGGCATGATCTCGGGTTTTTTGGTGAGCAAGATCCGGTTGAATTCATTTGTCGTCACCTTGAGCGTCATGTTCTTCTATAACGGACTTGCGCTGCATGTAGCGGACGGTCAACCGATTTTGTCACAGGATCCGTTTCTGAATTGGTTGGGCAACGGGGTGACGCTTGCAGTCCCGAACCAAATTTGGTTGGCGGTTATCTTGTTTGTCGTCACCGATTATACGCTTCGCAAAACGAAATTCGGGCGCAATGTTTATGCAGTCGGCGGCGATGAGAAAGTGGCCGCGCTGACCGGAATTTCCGTGAATTTTTACAAAATCAGCGTATTTGTCATTGCCGCGGTTGCTTCGGCGATTGGCGGGATTCTGCTGACAGGCATGCAAAACTCGGCCTCTCCCATTGCCGGGAGCACGGCGGCGTTGTCCATCGTCTCCAGCGTTGTCATCGGAGGAACGAGCTTGGCCGGCGGAGAAGGCGGCGTCACTCGAACTGTAATCGGATTGTTTATTTTTTCAATTCTTGACAATTCGCTGTCCTTGCTCAATGTTTCTCCGTTCCACCAAACGCTCATTAAAGGAGTGCTGTTGGTATTGGTCATCGGATGGGATTACTATGCGCGGAAAGTACGCGCTGCGCACAGCCTTGCCTGA
- a CDS encoding sugar ABC transporter substrate-binding protein, with product MKRKAGLLISGALVVSLLAGCGASNNASPSNSQAPAGTNSAAPSAGEAKKPSDIKVGALFYTYTIPQVQAVMKVQDEQAAKLGIKVVNLDSQGDAQKQTQQLNNLLVQKVDAVVIEPVDTKGVIPVLKKFYDAGIPVIDSILPVDESGMQYVTSFIGIDNIQDGKNGAKLMQEALPNGGKVAVIEGAPGTTSAVQRTQGFEEGLKGTNIEVVDKQTAMWDRTKALQTMQDLLSKHPNLNGVFVHSDDMAMGALQAIKAAGKLGKIMVIGHDGSKEAVQAIEEGSMYGSVVELLLWEGQKSIQVAADAAMGKPVEKRYIPEPMLLTKKNLAEYKAAF from the coding sequence ATGAAAAGAAAAGCGGGATTATTGATCAGTGGTGCTCTTGTTGTATCCTTACTTGCCGGATGCGGCGCCTCTAATAATGCAAGCCCTTCCAATTCCCAGGCCCCTGCCGGGACAAACAGTGCGGCGCCGAGCGCCGGTGAAGCGAAAAAGCCGTCCGACATCAAAGTGGGAGCTTTATTTTACACGTATACGATTCCGCAAGTGCAAGCTGTTATGAAGGTTCAAGACGAACAAGCCGCTAAACTGGGCATCAAGGTCGTTAACTTGGATTCGCAAGGGGATGCGCAGAAGCAGACACAGCAGTTAAACAATCTTCTGGTGCAAAAAGTGGATGCTGTCGTTATTGAACCGGTTGATACCAAAGGGGTTATTCCCGTGCTGAAGAAATTCTATGATGCGGGCATCCCGGTTATCGATTCAATTCTGCCGGTAGATGAATCAGGAATGCAGTATGTGACTTCTTTCATCGGTATTGACAACATTCAGGACGGGAAAAATGGCGCAAAGCTCATGCAAGAAGCGCTGCCTAACGGCGGGAAGGTTGCCGTTATTGAAGGAGCTCCCGGAACTACCTCGGCTGTCCAAAGAACCCAAGGATTTGAAGAGGGTCTGAAAGGAACGAACATCGAAGTTGTCGACAAGCAAACAGCGATGTGGGACCGTACGAAGGCTCTGCAAACGATGCAGGACTTGTTGTCGAAACATCCTAATCTCAACGGCGTATTTGTCCATTCCGACGATATGGCCATGGGAGCTCTGCAAGCGATCAAGGCAGCCGGCAAATTGGGCAAAATCATGGTGATCGGACATGACGGTTCCAAGGAAGCCGTGCAGGCGATTGAAGAAGGCAGCATGTATGGATCTGTAGTTGAGCTCTTGCTGTGGGAAGGTCAAAAGTCGATACAAGTTGCTGCTGATGCCGCAATGGGCAAACCGGTCGAGAAACGTTATATTCCAGAGCCCATGCTGTTGACGAAAAAGAATTTGGCTGAATATAAAGCTGCGTTTTAA
- a CDS encoding ABC transporter permease, whose translation MENRLVSQKEVSIKPRISLADHGPILALILLVIIGSVMSPAFLTKGNIFNVLTQISVLGIGALGMTYMMIAGFIDLSIFGVLSLINVLFVGLQRTIGTMEAVIIMILIGLVMGLINGTILRLIKGDFGASIMITYGTGTIFGALALMYTHGFSIRANDDPFFLWFGTGQVLGIPVPIVILFVCAVIFHIVLRYTTFGRSLYLTGANPEAARLSGIPIDRIRTIAFMVSGASVALGGLIVSSQTVSASPVVGTGYEINVIAAVAIGGTSLNGGEGTIIRTIIGVLLIGVLSNLFIMVGLSTFDQMMAKGLIIIAALIMDKRKQKGIRKG comes from the coding sequence GTGGAAAATCGTTTGGTTTCACAAAAAGAGGTGTCGATAAAGCCGAGAATCAGCCTTGCCGATCATGGCCCGATCCTCGCCTTGATATTGTTGGTCATTATAGGCTCCGTGATGTCCCCCGCATTTTTAACGAAAGGGAATATCTTTAATGTGCTCACCCAAATCTCCGTCCTGGGAATTGGCGCTCTGGGTATGACCTATATGATGATAGCTGGTTTTATCGATTTATCGATTTTTGGAGTTTTGTCCTTGATCAACGTGCTTTTCGTGGGTCTGCAGCGGACCATCGGCACTATGGAAGCCGTGATTATCATGATTTTGATCGGGCTTGTGATGGGATTGATCAACGGAACGATTCTTCGCTTGATCAAAGGCGATTTCGGAGCGTCGATCATGATTACCTATGGCACAGGAACCATTTTTGGGGCTCTGGCTCTGATGTATACGCACGGATTCAGCATTCGCGCAAACGACGATCCCTTTTTTCTGTGGTTCGGCACCGGCCAAGTATTGGGGATTCCTGTGCCGATTGTTATTTTATTCGTCTGTGCCGTAATCTTTCATATTGTTTTGCGGTATACCACATTTGGCAGATCGCTTTATTTAACAGGGGCCAATCCGGAAGCGGCGCGTTTGTCGGGGATACCGATTGACCGTATCCGAACGATCGCCTTTATGGTGTCGGGTGCAAGCGTCGCACTTGGGGGACTTATTGTAAGCTCGCAAACGGTAAGTGCCAGTCCGGTAGTCGGTACGGGTTATGAAATCAATGTCATCGCAGCCGTTGCGATCGGAGGAACGAGCTTGAACGGCGGAGAGGGCACGATTATTCGGACGATCATCGGTGTACTGCTGATCGGGGTATTGAGCAATCTGTTCATCATGGTGGGATTAAGCACTTTTGACCAGATGATGGCCAAAGGGCTGATCATTATCGCGGCGCTCATCATGGATAAACGCAAACAAAAGGGGATTCGCAAGGGGTGA